The Salminus brasiliensis chromosome 3, fSalBra1.hap2, whole genome shotgun sequence genome contains a region encoding:
- the LOC140551698 gene encoding uncharacterized protein isoform X2: MANNQPFSFQTRLSSVMDVMTRALVRQVCEMVDGDLACLRLELARALNEKAAISVKMHELESEVEILRSAKTGARSPCKYRSVCVQTREVLDAPSINGIFGKEWCSSLWDGREPRAEEEATEVEPAVSDESCHDDGSEALGIKEENSEKEISPSNTTADKSAAPARRKSPAPPSEPNDVLEVNLVDDDDADDNNNNDDDSVYFLSADFLGAPDVHPLPPGFPRADFTKIISADGTVKHVILPSDSQLEFDEHCIPIEFTEGENAGGHSFQGQEADSAQDLLLDSENTSSLGSGENLNYFDRFELREDPEAAEEGSAKPKFRCSECSKTFLRQSSLTLHKKCHQRQNSHRCHSCKVVFPQMNLLRTHKCLPPDNPSKTLNQKFGCEHCGKRFHSRANLRVHYAVHTGERPHRCSYCGRGFTQKGNLNTHERIHRGEKPFVCLICGKRFTQKVNLNHHLGIHSGIRKSRTKKPAEKPQ, translated from the exons ATGGCCAACAACCAGCCCTTCTCCTTCCAGACGCGCCTCAGCTCCGTCATGGATGTGATGACCAGAGCGCTCGTGCGGCAGGTCTGCGAGATGGTCGACGGGGACCTGGCGTGTCTGCGGCTCGAGCTGGCCCGAGCCCTCAACGAGAAGGCGGCCATCAGCGTGAAAATGCACGAGCTGGAAAGCGAGGTTGAAATCCTGCGCAGCGCGAAGACGGGAGCCCGCAGCCCGTGCAAGTACCGCTCCGTCTGCGTCCAGACTCGGGAAG tgttggACGCGCCCTCCATCAATGGGATCTTCGGAAAGGAGTGGTGCTCCAGTCTCTGGGATGGGAGGGAGCcaagagcagaggaggaggcaacagaagtggaacctgctGTGTCTGATGAG TCTTGCCACGATGATGGCAGTGAAGCACTGGGCATCAAAGAGGAAAACTCTGAGAAGGAAATCAGTCCCAGCAATACAA cagcagacaAATCTGCAGCGCCGGCCAGAAGAAAGAGCCCTGCCCCTCCGTCAGAGCCTAATGATGTTCTGGAAGTGAACCtagttgatgatgatgatgctgatgacaacaacaacaacgatgACGACAGCGTTTACTTCCTATCCGCAGACTTCTTGGGAGCTCCTGATGTGCACCCCTTGCCTCCAGGCTTCCCAAGAGCAGACTTCACAAAGATAATATCTGCAGACGGCACCGTTAAACACGTAATACTGCCCAGCGACAGTCAGCTGGAGTTTGATGAGCATTGCATACCCATTGAATTCACGGAGGGCGAGAACGCAGGCGGCCACTCGTTTCAGGGACAGGAGGCGGACAGCGCCCAGGACCTACTACTTGACTCAGAAAACACGTCCAGTTTAGGCAGCGGTGAGAACTTGAACTATTTTGACAGATTCGAACTACGCGAAGACCCTGAGGCGGCAGAGGAAGGGTCGGCAAAGCCCAAATTCCGTTGTTCGGAGTGCAGCAAGACGTTTTTACGGCAAAGTAGCCTTACTCTGCACAAGAAGTGTCACCAGAGGCAGAATTCGCACAGGTGCCACTCTTGCAAGGTGGTTTTCCCCCAAATGAACTTGCTCAGAACCCACAAGTGTCTGCCTCCTGACAACCCGTCCAAGACGCTGAATCAGAAGTTTGGTTGCGAGCACTGTGGGAAGAGATTCCATTCCAGAGCCAACCTCAGGGTTCACTACGCGGTGCACACTGGGGAGAGGCCGCACAGGTGCAGTTACTGCGGGAGGGGGTTCACCCAGAAAGGGAACCTAAACACCCATGAGCGCATCCACAGAGGGGAGAAGCCTTTCGTGTGTCTAATCTGTGGAAAGCGATTCACGCAGAAAGTGAACCTGAATCACCACTTGGGGATTCACAGCGGAATACGAAAGAGCAGGACAAAGAAGCCTGCCGAGAAACCACAGTGA
- the LOC140551698 gene encoding uncharacterized protein isoform X1, translating into MANNQPFSFQTRLSSVMDVMTRALVRQVCEMVDGDLACLRLELARALNEKAAISVKMHELESEVEILRSAKTGARSPCKYRSVCVQTREGISAVSLSGHDIRAQHWVLDAPSINGIFGKEWCSSLWDGREPRAEEEATEVEPAVSDESCHDDGSEALGIKEENSEKEISPSNTTADKSAAPARRKSPAPPSEPNDVLEVNLVDDDDADDNNNNDDDSVYFLSADFLGAPDVHPLPPGFPRADFTKIISADGTVKHVILPSDSQLEFDEHCIPIEFTEGENAGGHSFQGQEADSAQDLLLDSENTSSLGSGENLNYFDRFELREDPEAAEEGSAKPKFRCSECSKTFLRQSSLTLHKKCHQRQNSHRCHSCKVVFPQMNLLRTHKCLPPDNPSKTLNQKFGCEHCGKRFHSRANLRVHYAVHTGERPHRCSYCGRGFTQKGNLNTHERIHRGEKPFVCLICGKRFTQKVNLNHHLGIHSGIRKSRTKKPAEKPQ; encoded by the exons ATGGCCAACAACCAGCCCTTCTCCTTCCAGACGCGCCTCAGCTCCGTCATGGATGTGATGACCAGAGCGCTCGTGCGGCAGGTCTGCGAGATGGTCGACGGGGACCTGGCGTGTCTGCGGCTCGAGCTGGCCCGAGCCCTCAACGAGAAGGCGGCCATCAGCGTGAAAATGCACGAGCTGGAAAGCGAGGTTGAAATCCTGCGCAGCGCGAAGACGGGAGCCCGCAGCCCGTGCAAGTACCGCTCCGTCTGCGTCCAGACTCGGGAAGGTATCTCCGCTGTCTCACTGTCTGGACATGACATACGTGCACAACACTGGG tgttggACGCGCCCTCCATCAATGGGATCTTCGGAAAGGAGTGGTGCTCCAGTCTCTGGGATGGGAGGGAGCcaagagcagaggaggaggcaacagaagtggaacctgctGTGTCTGATGAG TCTTGCCACGATGATGGCAGTGAAGCACTGGGCATCAAAGAGGAAAACTCTGAGAAGGAAATCAGTCCCAGCAATACAA cagcagacaAATCTGCAGCGCCGGCCAGAAGAAAGAGCCCTGCCCCTCCGTCAGAGCCTAATGATGTTCTGGAAGTGAACCtagttgatgatgatgatgctgatgacaacaacaacaacgatgACGACAGCGTTTACTTCCTATCCGCAGACTTCTTGGGAGCTCCTGATGTGCACCCCTTGCCTCCAGGCTTCCCAAGAGCAGACTTCACAAAGATAATATCTGCAGACGGCACCGTTAAACACGTAATACTGCCCAGCGACAGTCAGCTGGAGTTTGATGAGCATTGCATACCCATTGAATTCACGGAGGGCGAGAACGCAGGCGGCCACTCGTTTCAGGGACAGGAGGCGGACAGCGCCCAGGACCTACTACTTGACTCAGAAAACACGTCCAGTTTAGGCAGCGGTGAGAACTTGAACTATTTTGACAGATTCGAACTACGCGAAGACCCTGAGGCGGCAGAGGAAGGGTCGGCAAAGCCCAAATTCCGTTGTTCGGAGTGCAGCAAGACGTTTTTACGGCAAAGTAGCCTTACTCTGCACAAGAAGTGTCACCAGAGGCAGAATTCGCACAGGTGCCACTCTTGCAAGGTGGTTTTCCCCCAAATGAACTTGCTCAGAACCCACAAGTGTCTGCCTCCTGACAACCCGTCCAAGACGCTGAATCAGAAGTTTGGTTGCGAGCACTGTGGGAAGAGATTCCATTCCAGAGCCAACCTCAGGGTTCACTACGCGGTGCACACTGGGGAGAGGCCGCACAGGTGCAGTTACTGCGGGAGGGGGTTCACCCAGAAAGGGAACCTAAACACCCATGAGCGCATCCACAGAGGGGAGAAGCCTTTCGTGTGTCTAATCTGTGGAAAGCGATTCACGCAGAAAGTGAACCTGAATCACCACTTGGGGATTCACAGCGGAATACGAAAGAGCAGGACAAAGAAGCCTGCCGAGAAACCACAGTGA